A genomic segment from Diospyros lotus cultivar Yz01 chromosome 5, ASM1463336v1, whole genome shotgun sequence encodes:
- the LOC127802345 gene encoding uncharacterized protein LOC127802345, with amino-acid sequence MRIRKQAKLMGRMFGGNGSSSSADLSQPIGLQCRLNQSPWDAMIFPRDSASSPYQVVDGDDSLTANGSLGDSIGAGESVASLKISTDRDENTLKKNPKMHHIFSIGEEMEKVEAIEEKKDEPALCCKSDGKGWQCKKAAAAGHSLCEHHLAQLRAYNSMSHPAGKKSDKEAEIRRRPRARKPTAAANPNEFYYYSGFGPRWGKRRGSRGEEGGNSSAAAVAAPELKIDNDHPEIDYVEDDESDDNEINGEGSNESGKKRVRKPIKARSLKSLM; translated from the exons ATGCGAATCCGGAAGCAGGCGAAGCTCATGGGGCGCATGTTCGGCGGAAATGGGTCGAGCTCCTCTGCCGATCTCTCCCAGCCCATTGGCCTGCAGTGCCGCCTCAACCAGTCGCCTTGGGACGCCATGATCTTCCCTCGTGATTCAGCCTCCTCGCCATACCAG GTCGTGGATGGAGACGACAGCTTGACCGCGAATGGGAGCTTGGGAGACTCTATCGGAGCTGGCGAGAG TGTGGCTTCATTGAAGATATCCACCGATAGAGACGAAAACACtctaaaaaaaaaccctaagatGCATCATATCTTCTCCATTGGTGAGGAAATGGAGAAGGTAGAGGcaatagaagagaagaaagacgAACCTGCTTTGTGCTGCAAGAGCGATGGGAAAGGGTGGCAGTGCAAGAAAGCGGCGGCGGCTGGCCATTCACTCTGCGAGCATCATCTGGCTCAGCTGAGAGCCTACAACAGCATGTCACACCCCGCCGGCAAGAAATCGGACAAGGAGGCCGAGATCCGGCGCCGCCCCCGGGCCCGGAAACCCACTGCCGCCGCCAATCCGAATGAATTCTACTACTATTCCGGGTTTGGGCCGCGGTGGGGGAAGAGGAGAGGCAGCCGGGGTGAGGAGGGCGGAAACAGCTCCGCTGCCGCCGTCGCCGCGCCAGAACTCAAAATTGATAATGATCATCCGGAGATTGATTATGTTGAAGATGACGAGAGTGATGACAATGAGATTAATGGAGAGGGGAGCAATGAATCTGGGAAGAAGAGGGTTCGGAAGCCCATCAAGGCTAGATCACTCAAGTCCTTGATgtga